In Halosegnis marinus, one genomic interval encodes:
- a CDS encoding alpha/beta hydrolase yields the protein MDTDPDPGTVVAADGTTLRLWELPPADPERADEAVLFVHGSITSSRALFDPPVERESERDRSYSWLHATAEAGRAAFALDVRGYGDSDRPPELDDPPAANDPPVRAPTAAGDVAAAVERLRGEFDAVHLVGVSWGTMVCGRYVAERPAPVASLTQCAPVYLPPWTFDEIAAALNVDADLDAYYYQRYDAVSDRQGGDDDLFEAIWTTQVESKQGVDADTYLAQAGALADSKAASEGERVYDAGAVDVPTLVVRGSADAISVREDALGLYDELDCEREYAEVGGADHYAMHGDRRAALYAATNAFYDRV from the coding sequence ATGGACACGGACCCCGACCCCGGCACGGTCGTCGCGGCCGACGGAACGACGCTCAGACTGTGGGAACTGCCACCGGCCGACCCCGAACGCGCCGACGAGGCCGTCCTGTTCGTGCACGGCTCCATCACCTCCTCGCGGGCGCTGTTCGACCCGCCCGTCGAGCGGGAGAGCGAACGCGACCGCTCGTACTCGTGGCTCCACGCGACCGCCGAGGCGGGCCGGGCCGCCTTCGCCCTCGACGTGCGCGGCTACGGCGACAGCGACCGCCCGCCCGAACTGGACGACCCGCCGGCGGCGAACGACCCGCCCGTACGCGCGCCCACGGCGGCCGGTGACGTTGCCGCGGCCGTCGAGCGCCTGCGCGGCGAGTTCGACGCCGTCCACCTCGTCGGCGTCTCGTGGGGGACGATGGTGTGCGGCCGCTACGTCGCGGAGCGGCCCGCGCCGGTCGCCTCCCTCACGCAGTGTGCGCCCGTCTATCTCCCGCCGTGGACGTTCGACGAGATCGCCGCCGCGCTGAACGTGGACGCCGACCTCGACGCCTACTACTACCAGCGCTACGACGCGGTCAGCGACCGGCAGGGCGGCGACGACGACCTGTTCGAGGCCATCTGGACGACGCAGGTGGAGTCGAAGCAGGGGGTGGACGCGGACACGTATCTCGCGCAGGCCGGCGCGCTGGCCGACTCGAAGGCCGCGAGCGAGGGCGAGCGCGTCTACGACGCCGGGGCCGTTGACGTCCCGACGCTCGTGGTGCGCGGGAGCGCCGACGCCATCTCCGTCCGCGAGGACGCGCTCGGCCTCTACGACGAACTCGACTGCGAGCGGGAGTACGCGGAGGTCGGCGGCGCGGACCACTACGCGATGCACGGCGACCGGCGCGCGGCGCTGTACGCCGCGACGAACGCCTTCTACGACCGGGTGTAG
- a CDS encoding helix-turn-helix domain-containing protein yields the protein MIDLTLDMQQYDCPFIDTTVDHDVAFSAVHWEFDSNERSLSTRMFVEGDDRGALENGLSALTDHEHMHDARLLSKQDAVAHVRTTIHETDAMATVRRNDGYVTGPFHIESGSELWHIGFDRESAADGTLASLDTDNDFDVVERSDLSLSDVNGFVRNVGAAMTLVEGCKDLSDTERRTLETAVGEGYFESPRGATLGDLADRFDVSKPAVSKTLRRGEGKLLSRAVDALDDIDEE from the coding sequence ATGATAGACCTCACGCTGGACATGCAGCAGTACGACTGCCCGTTCATCGACACGACCGTCGACCACGACGTGGCCTTCTCGGCGGTCCACTGGGAGTTCGACTCGAACGAGCGGTCGCTCTCGACCCGGATGTTCGTGGAGGGCGACGACCGGGGCGCGCTGGAGAACGGCCTCTCGGCGCTGACCGACCACGAACACATGCACGACGCGCGCCTGCTGTCGAAGCAGGACGCGGTGGCCCACGTCCGCACGACCATCCACGAGACGGACGCGATGGCTACGGTCCGGCGCAACGACGGCTACGTCACCGGCCCGTTCCACATCGAGTCCGGCAGCGAACTGTGGCACATCGGGTTCGACCGGGAGTCGGCCGCCGACGGCACCCTCGCCTCGCTCGACACCGACAACGACTTCGACGTGGTCGAGCGGTCGGACCTCTCGCTGTCGGACGTGAACGGCTTCGTCCGGAACGTCGGCGCGGCGATGACGCTCGTGGAGGGGTGTAAGGACCTCTCGGACACGGAGCGGCGAACCCTCGAAACCGCGGTCGGGGAGGGGTACTTCGAGTCGCCCCGCGGCGCGACGCTCGGGGACCTCGCGGACCGGTTCGACGTGTCGAAGCCCGCCGTCTCGAAGACGCTGCGGCGCGGCGAGGGGAAACTGCTCTCGCGGGCCGTCGATGCGTTGGACGACATCGACGAGGAGTGA
- a CDS encoding PrsW family intramembrane metalloprotease — protein sequence MSKTDPVETASDGTRDLYDVSTWEPRTALDRLAARIHRFGIAAGRIVLVLLAVVVLLVQVVLGGLGATLVSDPYAIGLVALSVVPALGLAAYIYTADVTSGEPLEMLVGTYVLGVLFAGFAAVVNTLLSFVQILPILGTVVFFYVVVGPVEEAVKLLAVRLYAYRDDRFDAVVDGAVYGAAAGLGFATIENALYITRQLNAAGAGGEAAALLGVGGGVAWLAQFGGLQQLVAQGGQITTVRALAGPGHVIYSAFAGYYLGLAKFNREDAGPIVVKGLVIAAFIHGTYNVLAGVVPGVVALAFPGVPVILLFFGFVVVYDGLFGYLLYRKLARYRRVYRATRPDGTEAETEREFEVARTEFEE from the coding sequence ATGAGCAAGACGGACCCCGTCGAGACGGCGAGCGACGGGACGCGCGACCTCTACGACGTCTCGACGTGGGAGCCGCGGACCGCCCTCGACCGGCTGGCGGCGCGCATCCACCGGTTCGGCATCGCCGCGGGCCGCATCGTCCTCGTCCTCCTGGCCGTCGTGGTCCTGCTCGTGCAGGTGGTGCTCGGGGGGCTGGGCGCGACGCTCGTGAGCGACCCCTACGCCATCGGGCTGGTCGCGCTCTCCGTGGTGCCCGCGCTCGGGCTGGCGGCGTACATCTACACCGCGGACGTGACGAGCGGCGAGCCGCTGGAGATGCTCGTCGGGACGTACGTCCTCGGGGTGCTGTTCGCGGGCTTCGCCGCCGTCGTGAACACCCTGCTGTCGTTCGTGCAGATACTCCCGATACTGGGGACGGTCGTCTTCTTCTACGTCGTCGTCGGCCCCGTCGAGGAGGCCGTGAAACTGCTCGCCGTCCGGCTGTACGCCTACCGCGACGACCGCTTCGACGCCGTCGTCGACGGCGCGGTGTACGGCGCGGCGGCGGGGCTCGGCTTCGCCACCATCGAGAACGCGCTGTACATCACCCGACAGCTGAACGCGGCGGGCGCGGGCGGCGAGGCGGCGGCCCTGCTCGGCGTCGGCGGGGGCGTCGCGTGGCTCGCGCAGTTCGGCGGCCTCCAGCAGCTCGTCGCGCAGGGCGGCCAGATAACGACCGTCCGGGCGCTGGCCGGCCCCGGCCACGTCATCTACTCGGCGTTCGCGGGCTACTACCTCGGGCTGGCGAAGTTCAACCGCGAGGACGCCGGCCCCATCGTCGTGAAGGGGCTCGTCATCGCGGCGTTCATCCACGGCACGTACAACGTCCTCGCCGGCGTCGTCCCCGGCGTGGTGGCGCTGGCGTTCCCCGGCGTCCCCGTCATCCTGCTGTTCTTCGGCTTCGTCGTCGTGTACGACGGGCTGTTCGGCTACCTCCTCTACCGGAAACTGGCGCGCTACCGCCGCGTCTACCGGGCGACGCGGCCCGACGGGACCGAGGCCGAGACGGAGCGGGAGTTCGAGGTGGCGCGCACCGAGTTCGAGGAGTGA
- a CDS encoding DUF7532 family protein, whose product MHFDQREQAALREVGLDTDDLRRASEGVTARVADAADDLEAFFDAGETFYSDMDLAHAGDGPAEHAVEHLDTYTHAADLRGWLRFETWGVAVTDGRVLDDDLVELTLDGRHGRVRFAADPEAL is encoded by the coding sequence ATGCACTTCGACCAGCGGGAACAGGCCGCGCTCCGCGAGGTCGGTCTCGACACGGACGACCTGCGGCGGGCCTCGGAGGGCGTGACGGCCCGCGTCGCGGACGCCGCGGACGACCTCGAAGCGTTCTTCGACGCCGGGGAGACGTTCTACTCCGACATGGACCTCGCGCACGCCGGGGACGGCCCGGCCGAACACGCGGTGGAACACCTCGACACCTACACGCACGCGGCGGACCTGCGCGGGTGGCTCCGCTTCGAGACGTGGGGCGTCGCGGTGACGGACGGGCGCGTGCTGGACGACGACCTCGTGGAACTCACGCTCGACGGGCGGCACGGACGGGTCCGCTTCGCCGCCGACCCGGAGGCGCTGTGA
- a CDS encoding DUF402 domain-containing protein: MNVRVRGIYTTALTELFRAEATVVQASPPIRERFDAEFPVAHADLAADTTDDRQGVTLSGRRSAVERARERLAGLSRDTLAWGDAAPLDALFDGAVTDTLGSGAVVDLGDAEGFLPYDAVEGRVEDGDRVRVQVRRPEPPWSDRRPRLDTDLRASGDLLELRRGGRPSDAGGAASLADLLSADVPEEWAARWGRDEDEASMDALSDALAARAGEADLLDAGAEADAEEPRRLAAPRATAHVWFGREGRFALDGKRRAVESTMPGHHRTKAATNAASAAVDFAEALTPFEEADDDDFPFAVAARQFGPREGDRVAIGHGKPDGRLVTLGRGEVTSVEADGSVRVEREMSPGGRYDALDVERRAGDVAVTKFVEGRWWYPTVYRGDDGSRRGTYVNVCTPVEVFPETVRYVDLHVDVVKGPEGEVRRVDDDELDAAVAAGRVSEALAERARTVASKLERAL, translated from the coding sequence GTGAACGTCCGCGTGCGCGGTATCTACACCACCGCGCTCACCGAACTGTTCCGGGCGGAGGCGACCGTCGTGCAGGCCTCGCCGCCCATCCGCGAGCGGTTCGACGCCGAGTTCCCGGTCGCGCACGCCGACCTCGCCGCCGACACCACCGACGACCGGCAGGGCGTCACGCTCTCGGGGCGGCGCTCGGCCGTCGAGCGGGCGCGCGAGCGCCTGGCCGGCCTCTCGCGCGACACCCTCGCGTGGGGCGACGCCGCGCCGCTGGACGCGCTGTTCGACGGCGCCGTGACGGACACGCTCGGCTCCGGCGCGGTCGTGGACCTCGGGGACGCGGAGGGCTTTCTCCCGTACGACGCCGTCGAGGGGCGCGTCGAGGACGGCGACCGCGTTCGGGTGCAGGTGCGCCGCCCGGAGCCGCCGTGGTCCGACCGGCGGCCGCGCCTCGACACCGACCTGCGGGCCTCCGGCGACCTGCTCGAACTCCGGCGCGGCGGCCGACCGAGCGACGCCGGCGGCGCGGCCAGCCTCGCGGACCTGCTCTCGGCCGACGTTCCGGAGGAGTGGGCCGCGCGCTGGGGCCGCGACGAGGACGAGGCCTCGATGGACGCGCTCTCCGACGCGCTCGCGGCGCGGGCGGGGGAGGCCGACCTGCTCGACGCGGGGGCCGAGGCCGACGCCGAGGAGCCGCGGCGACTGGCCGCGCCGCGCGCGACGGCCCACGTCTGGTTCGGCCGCGAGGGGCGGTTCGCGCTCGACGGGAAGCGACGGGCGGTCGAGTCGACGATGCCCGGCCACCACCGGACGAAGGCCGCGACGAACGCGGCCAGCGCCGCCGTCGACTTCGCCGAAGCGCTGACGCCGTTCGAGGAGGCCGACGACGACGACTTCCCGTTCGCCGTCGCGGCCCGGCAGTTCGGGCCGCGCGAGGGCGACCGGGTCGCCATCGGCCACGGGAAGCCGGACGGCCGGCTGGTGACGCTGGGACGCGGCGAGGTGACGAGCGTCGAGGCCGACGGCTCCGTGCGCGTGGAGCGGGAGATGAGCCCCGGCGGGCGCTACGACGCCCTGGACGTGGAGCGGCGCGCCGGCGACGTGGCCGTCACGAAGTTCGTCGAGGGGCGGTGGTGGTACCCGACGGTGTACCGCGGCGACGACGGGTCGCGCCGGGGGACGTACGTCAACGTCTGCACCCCCGTGGAGGTGTTCCCCGAGACGGTGCGCTACGTCGACCTCCACGTGGACGTGGTGAAGGGGCCCGAGGGCGAGGTGCGGCGGGTGGACGACGACGAGCTCGACGCCGCGGTCGCCGCGGGGCGGGTGTCCGAGGCGCTCGCGGAGAGGGCGCGGACTGTCGCGTCGAAGCTCGAACGCGCGCTCTAG
- a CDS encoding LVIVD repeat-containing protein — translation MRRREALRLLGAGAALTLGGTAAARGQTALDPLGRLPLVGAKEAVVGADGTVFVAVTDGFAAVDVSDPAAPTLLHENRNVLGDRENGPLRGIYDVKVDGDLLAVTGPANPGPRLRAVVVFDVSDPTAPERVSVHETGFFNHNCDIDDGVVALCGNDFDRNPLVTIDAETGEELGRWSVVEEEPAWGDVPFGPWQLHDVSLSDGVAYVAYWDAGTWLVDVSDPANPTAIAEVRGRPAEEYVDMASDERSEALLQPPGNDHFAAPNDDGSLVAVSAEGWDAGDDEADVRPGSLYLYDTSDPENATELAEIPAPETSDEGYNPPGVWTTAHNFDIAGDTLLSSWYRGGVRVHDISDPSAPRLTGAYRATDDASFWTAQYATEEFFVAASRGEPRGGPDTDAASAAIYTFPLPDADTTGSPTPDPASNVTATPTPAPEPNATDTVTATPTPAPEPNATDTATATPTPDAATPTAADGDPTPDPTTPTATPGQPGFGPVAALAGLGLGAWRLLTRERD, via the coding sequence ATGCGACGACGCGAGGCCCTCCGCCTGCTCGGCGCGGGGGCGGCGCTGACCCTGGGCGGGACGGCCGCCGCGCGGGGGCAGACCGCCCTCGACCCGCTCGGCAGACTCCCCCTCGTCGGCGCGAAGGAGGCCGTCGTCGGCGCCGACGGCACCGTCTTCGTCGCCGTCACCGACGGCTTCGCGGCCGTGGACGTGTCCGACCCCGCCGCGCCGACCCTCCTCCACGAGAACCGGAACGTGCTCGGCGACCGAGAGAACGGCCCCCTCCGGGGTATCTACGACGTGAAGGTCGACGGCGACCTGCTCGCGGTGACCGGGCCCGCGAACCCGGGGCCGCGGCTCCGCGCCGTGGTCGTCTTCGACGTCTCCGACCCGACCGCGCCCGAGCGCGTCAGCGTCCACGAGACGGGCTTCTTCAACCACAACTGCGACATCGACGACGGCGTCGTGGCGCTGTGCGGCAACGACTTCGACCGGAACCCGCTCGTCACTATCGACGCCGAGACGGGCGAGGAGCTCGGCCGCTGGTCCGTGGTCGAGGAGGAGCCGGCGTGGGGCGACGTCCCGTTCGGCCCGTGGCAGCTCCACGACGTCTCGCTCTCGGACGGGGTCGCCTACGTCGCCTACTGGGACGCCGGGACGTGGCTCGTCGACGTCTCCGACCCGGCGAACCCGACGGCCATCGCCGAGGTGCGCGGCCGCCCGGCCGAGGAGTACGTCGACATGGCGAGCGACGAGCGCTCGGAGGCGCTGTTACAGCCGCCCGGCAACGACCACTTCGCCGCGCCCAACGACGACGGCTCGCTCGTCGCCGTGAGCGCCGAGGGCTGGGACGCCGGCGACGACGAGGCCGACGTGCGCCCGGGCTCGCTGTACCTCTACGACACGAGCGACCCCGAGAACGCGACGGAACTCGCGGAGATACCGGCCCCGGAGACGAGCGACGAGGGGTACAATCCCCCCGGCGTCTGGACCACCGCACACAACTTCGACATCGCGGGCGACACGCTCCTCTCCTCGTGGTACCGCGGCGGCGTCCGCGTCCACGACATCTCCGACCCGAGCGCGCCGCGGCTCACGGGCGCGTACCGCGCCACCGACGACGCGAGCTTCTGGACGGCCCAGTACGCCACCGAGGAGTTCTTCGTCGCCGCGAGCCGCGGCGAGCCCCGGGGCGGTCCCGACACCGACGCCGCGAGCGCCGCGATATACACCTTCCCGCTCCCGGACGCGGACACGACGGGCTCGCCGACGCCCGACCCCGCGTCGAACGTCACCGCGACACCGACGCCCGCCCCCGAACCGAACGCCACCGACACCGTCACCGCGACGCCGACCCCGGCCCCCGAACCGAACGCCACCGACACCGCCACCGCGACGCCGACGCCCGACGCGGCCACCCCGACGGCCGCGGACGGCGACCCGACCCCGGACCCGACGACCCCGACCGCCACGCCCGGCCAGCCCGGGTTCGGCCCGGTCGCGGCGCTCGCCGGCCTCGGGCTCGGGGCGTGGCGGCTCCTGACCCGCGAGCGGGACTAG
- a CDS encoding bifunctional metallophosphatase/5'-nucleotidase, whose protein sequence is MRRILTLVLLACVVTAGIPATAVAADPGTTGGVDAAETNTTNVTSNHTATVTVLSFNDIQTAAAQDGNFPRLVQLVEERRTALGRDNTVLAGGGDDVSPHALGPVSQWRVATSVLNEMDPAADVIGNHEFDFGYDAVSDIQNDSEFPWLATNVVENGTDDPFQNTNSYEIVERNGVRIGFIGLIDEGATYGKTNIDFAAQGLDVRNVSEAGPEAAARLKSEENVDVVVALAHTGIGDAQEIARADDGNIDAILVGDDEQYYPPEETSGTVISEGQARAMYLGELNLTVDTAANDVTSWNGRLINVSASGVAANETASDIINGYRANVSLDSAATYSEVALDARFSTNYHEESNYGNLITDAMRERSGADVAITNAGGIRSNGVYGPGNITGGDVFNTLPFGNTLVTLELTGAELEETLESQIIEVGPDNSYDAEISQQVSGVNFEWNGATGEVTDLHVGGEPVDPEATYTLATNNYIADGGSGYPLENATRLNETGTIVAQVVIDYMQERDTVAPRVEGRAVRVTTEGDSRMTWSSGNGVVTLRYDLPENATGINGSSFYALAADGDRVEARNAFARGNTLVVQFDSAALNGVVEGSAAQVDVLGTYSDSRYSDYRSYWEGSVFASDVTVFTPGDSPGRSGSTPANDESEE, encoded by the coding sequence ATGCGACGTATCCTGACTCTGGTGCTGCTCGCGTGCGTCGTGACGGCCGGAATCCCGGCGACGGCCGTCGCGGCGGACCCCGGAACGACCGGCGGCGTGGACGCCGCCGAGACGAACACGACGAACGTCACGTCGAACCACACGGCGACGGTGACGGTGCTGTCGTTCAACGACATCCAGACCGCCGCCGCACAGGACGGGAACTTCCCGCGGCTCGTCCAGCTGGTCGAGGAGCGACGGACCGCACTCGGGCGTGACAACACCGTCCTCGCCGGCGGCGGCGACGACGTGAGCCCGCACGCGCTCGGCCCGGTGAGCCAGTGGCGGGTCGCCACGTCCGTCCTCAACGAGATGGACCCCGCGGCCGACGTCATCGGGAACCACGAGTTCGACTTCGGCTACGACGCGGTCTCGGACATCCAGAACGACTCCGAGTTCCCGTGGCTCGCCACGAACGTCGTGGAGAACGGCACGGACGACCCGTTCCAGAACACGAACAGCTACGAGATAGTCGAGCGGAACGGCGTCCGCATCGGCTTCATCGGCCTCATCGACGAGGGGGCCACCTACGGCAAGACGAACATCGACTTCGCGGCGCAGGGACTCGACGTGCGTAACGTCAGCGAGGCCGGTCCCGAGGCCGCCGCCCGCCTGAAGAGCGAGGAGAACGTCGACGTGGTCGTCGCGCTCGCCCACACGGGCATCGGCGACGCCCAGGAGATCGCCCGCGCGGACGACGGCAACATCGACGCCATCCTCGTCGGCGACGACGAGCAGTACTACCCGCCCGAGGAGACCTCCGGCACGGTCATCTCGGAGGGGCAGGCCCGCGCGATGTACCTCGGCGAGCTGAACCTCACCGTGGACACCGCGGCGAACGACGTGACCTCGTGGAACGGTCGGCTCATCAACGTCTCGGCGAGCGGCGTCGCGGCGAACGAGACGGCCTCCGACATCATCAACGGCTACCGCGCGAACGTCTCGCTCGACTCGGCGGCCACCTACTCCGAGGTGGCGCTGGACGCGCGGTTCTCGACGAACTACCACGAGGAGTCCAACTACGGCAACCTCATCACGGACGCGATGCGCGAGCGGTCCGGCGCGGACGTGGCCATCACGAACGCCGGCGGCATCCGCTCGAACGGCGTCTACGGCCCCGGTAACATCACCGGCGGCGACGTGTTCAACACGCTGCCGTTCGGCAACACGCTCGTCACGCTCGAACTCACCGGCGCCGAGCTGGAGGAGACGCTCGAATCCCAGATCATCGAGGTCGGCCCGGACAACAGCTACGACGCCGAGATAAGCCAGCAGGTCTCCGGCGTGAACTTCGAGTGGAACGGCGCGACCGGCGAGGTCACCGACCTCCACGTCGGCGGCGAGCCGGTCGACCCCGAGGCGACGTACACGCTCGCGACGAACAACTACATCGCCGACGGCGGCTCCGGCTACCCGCTGGAGAACGCGACCCGGCTCAACGAGACCGGAACCATCGTCGCGCAGGTCGTCATCGACTACATGCAGGAGCGCGACACGGTCGCGCCCCGGGTCGAGGGACGCGCGGTCCGCGTGACGACCGAGGGCGACTCGCGGATGACGTGGTCGAGCGGCAACGGCGTCGTCACCCTGCGCTACGACCTGCCCGAGAACGCGACGGGTATCAACGGCAGTAGCTTCTACGCGCTCGCGGCCGACGGCGACCGCGTCGAGGCGCGCAACGCCTTCGCCCGCGGCAACACCCTCGTCGTCCAGTTCGACAGCGCGGCGCTCAACGGCGTCGTCGAGGGCTCCGCGGCGCAGGTCGACGTGCTCGGCACCTACAGCGACTCGCGCTACTCCGACTACCGCTCCTACTGGGAGGGCTCCGTCTTCGCCAGCGACGTGACGGTGTTCACGCCCGGCGACAGCCCCGGCCGCTCGGGGAGTACGCCCGCGAACGACGAGTCCGAGGAGTAA
- a CDS encoding TIGR00266 family protein has product MDYDIAHRPSEATVTVELGPGERAVAEAGALVAHTDGIDIETGARGGVFGSLKRMLGGESFFVNTFSAGDSTGEVTFAGPLPGDVVHVGVGGTEGDLFATAGSFLAASGGVEVDTEFGGARTFLGGEGLFLLRLSGDGPAWLTSYGAIDRRDLADGETYVVDTGHVVAFRDAEWDTRRVGGLKSTLFSGEGLVCTFTGPGTVWTQTRSPDAFVAWLAGRLPSGTSSSSADTSRGGSDFSVRF; this is encoded by the coding sequence ATGGACTACGACATCGCCCACCGACCCTCGGAAGCCACCGTCACCGTCGAACTCGGCCCCGGCGAGCGCGCCGTCGCGGAGGCGGGCGCGCTCGTGGCCCACACCGACGGTATCGACATCGAGACAGGGGCGCGCGGCGGCGTCTTCGGCTCGCTCAAGCGGATGCTCGGCGGCGAGTCCTTCTTCGTCAACACGTTCAGCGCGGGCGACTCGACCGGCGAGGTCACCTTCGCCGGGCCGCTTCCGGGGGACGTGGTCCACGTCGGCGTGGGCGGCACGGAGGGCGACCTGTTCGCCACGGCCGGGTCGTTCCTCGCGGCGAGCGGCGGCGTCGAGGTGGACACGGAGTTCGGCGGCGCGCGCACCTTCCTCGGCGGGGAGGGCCTCTTTCTCCTGCGGCTCTCGGGCGACGGCCCGGCGTGGCTCACCAGCTACGGGGCCATCGACCGCCGCGACCTCGCGGACGGCGAGACCTACGTCGTGGACACGGGCCACGTCGTCGCCTTCCGCGACGCCGAGTGGGACACCCGCCGCGTCGGCGGGCTGAAGTCCACGCTGTTCTCCGGCGAGGGGCTGGTGTGTACGTTCACCGGCCCCGGCACCGTCTGGACGCAGACGCGCTCGCCCGACGCGTTCGTCGCGTGGCTCGCGGGGCGGCTCCCCTCCGGAACGAGCTCCTCGTCGGCCGACACGAGCCGCGGCGGGAGCGATTTCAGCGTTCGGTTCTGA
- a CDS encoding SDR family NAD(P)-dependent oxidoreductase — MDLTPDLSGRTALVTGSASGLGRAFALALAERGADVAVHYNTSEAEAQATADEIRDRGVAATAVSADVTDPDLVDDLFDAVEDDLGSVDVLVNNVGNFAPDHWEDIDWERWQGVTATNYDATVLCARRALGPMREQGWGRIVNVGYASAEKGLVSPKNFPYFVAKTGVLMFTRMLAADTSEDGITVNAVSPYVIENSDEFPDEAPRGRWASFDDLVAPLLFFCSDAADYVSGENVEVDGGWLPETV, encoded by the coding sequence ATGGACCTCACACCGGACCTCTCGGGACGGACGGCGCTCGTCACCGGCTCCGCGTCGGGGCTCGGGCGCGCGTTCGCGCTGGCGCTCGCGGAGCGCGGCGCGGACGTGGCCGTCCACTACAACACGAGCGAGGCGGAGGCACAAGCCACGGCCGACGAGATACGCGACCGCGGCGTCGCGGCGACCGCGGTCTCGGCCGACGTGACCGACCCGGACCTCGTGGACGACCTGTTCGACGCCGTCGAGGACGACCTCGGGAGCGTGGACGTGCTCGTCAACAACGTCGGGAACTTCGCGCCCGACCACTGGGAGGATATCGACTGGGAGCGGTGGCAGGGCGTGACGGCGACGAACTACGACGCGACCGTGCTCTGTGCGCGGCGCGCGCTCGGCCCGATGCGCGAGCAGGGGTGGGGGCGTATCGTCAACGTCGGCTACGCCTCCGCGGAGAAGGGGCTGGTGTCGCCGAAGAACTTCCCGTACTTCGTCGCCAAGACGGGCGTGTTGATGTTCACGCGGATGCTCGCCGCGGACACGAGCGAGGACGGCATCACGGTCAACGCCGTCTCGCCGTACGTCATCGAGAACTCCGACGAGTTCCCCGACGAGGCACCCCGCGGCCGCTGGGCCTCCTTCGACGACCTCGTCGCCCCGCTCCTGTTCTTCTGTTCGGACGCCGCCGACTACGTCTCCGGCGAGAACGTCGAGGTGGACGGCGGCTGGCTCCCCGAGACGGTTTAG
- a CDS encoding LURP-one-related/scramblase family protein, producing MSSYDISGIELTDDRYTVVQSLIRNKYRAEDSAGNVVLRGKQKMFKLKEEFPFVDADGEDVFTVKAGGIIDVAGDYVLSDAQTGEEVVILDNDYSLLQDTWTVRDADDERALAKIQSRGALTTVARNVLPFGYLIPHKYEITDANGDHVGSIEGKFSLRDTYEIHIDDASDVPKEPVVAAAMVIDAIQGN from the coding sequence ATGTCCTCCTACGACATCAGCGGTATCGAACTCACGGACGACCGCTACACCGTCGTCCAGTCGCTGATACGCAACAAGTACCGGGCCGAGGACTCGGCCGGCAACGTCGTCCTCCGCGGCAAGCAGAAGATGTTCAAACTGAAGGAGGAGTTCCCGTTCGTGGACGCGGACGGCGAGGACGTGTTCACGGTGAAGGCCGGCGGCATCATCGACGTGGCCGGCGACTACGTCCTCTCCGACGCGCAGACGGGCGAGGAGGTCGTGATACTCGACAACGACTACTCGCTGCTGCAGGACACGTGGACCGTCCGCGACGCCGACGACGAGCGCGCGCTGGCGAAGATACAGTCGCGGGGCGCGCTCACCACCGTCGCGCGCAACGTCCTCCCGTTCGGCTACCTCATCCCGCACAAGTACGAGATAACGGACGCGAACGGCGACCACGTCGGCTCCATCGAGGGGAAGTTCTCGCTGCGCGACACCTACGAGATACACATCGACGACGCGAGCGACGTGCCGAAGGAGCCGGTCGTCGCGGCCGCGATGGTCATCGACGCGATTCAGGGGAACTGA
- a CDS encoding rhodanese-like domain-containing protein has translation MTDDAPDFRLDERAWDMAEAADAAVETLDLDAFAAAVEDPDTVVLDVRDVRERWIEGAVPGDEHAPRGMVEFWADPETEYYHDFFHPEKRYVCYCNEGGRSALVAKRLREMGYPDVAHLEGGFTAWKADGRETVAVEQRDYAGH, from the coding sequence GTGACCGACGACGCACCCGACTTCCGCCTCGACGAGCGCGCGTGGGACATGGCCGAGGCGGCCGACGCCGCGGTGGAGACCCTCGACCTCGACGCGTTCGCCGCGGCCGTCGAGGACCCCGACACGGTCGTCCTCGACGTGCGCGACGTCCGCGAGCGGTGGATCGAGGGCGCGGTGCCGGGCGACGAACACGCCCCCCGCGGGATGGTGGAGTTCTGGGCCGACCCCGAGACCGAGTACTACCACGACTTCTTCCACCCCGAGAAGCGGTACGTCTGCTACTGCAACGAGGGCGGCCGGTCGGCGCTCGTGGCGAAGCGCCTCCGCGAGATGGGGTATCCCGACGTGGCCCACCTCGAAGGAGGATTCACCGCGTGGAAGGCCGACGGCCGCGAGACCGTCGCCGTGGAACAGCGCGATTACGCGGGGCACTGA